In Tenrec ecaudatus isolate mTenEca1 chromosome 4, mTenEca1.hap1, whole genome shotgun sequence, a single window of DNA contains:
- the LOC142446391 gene encoding olfactory receptor 8U9, with protein sequence MAPINCTQVTEFILVGLTDRQELKMPLFLIFLSIYLFTVVGNLGLILVIRSDVRLKTPMYFFLSNLAFVDFCYSSVITPKMLGNFLYKKNVISFNACAAQLGCFLAFMTAECLLLASMAYDRYVAICNPLLYMVVMSPGLCLQLVAVPYSYSFLVALFHATLTFRLSYCHSNIINHFYCDDMPLLRLTCSDTHTKQLWIFACAGIMFLSSLLIVFVSYMYIISAILRMRSAEGRRKAFSTCGSHMLAVTIFYGTLIFMYLQPSSNHSLDTDKMASVFYTVIIPMLNPLIYSLRNKEVKEALKKVAFSKNQAFVFIKLIK encoded by the coding sequence ATGGCTCCGATAAATTGCACCCAGGTAACAGAGTTTATTCTTGTGGGCCTCACAGACCGTCAAGAGTTGAAGATGCCATTGTTCCTGATATTCTTATCGATCTACCTTTTCACAGTAGTGGGAAACCTGGGTTTGATCCTAGTCATTAGGTCAGATGTAAGACTCAAGACACCGATGTACTTCTTTCTTAGTAACCTGGCTTTTGTTGATTTCTGTTACTCTTCTGTCATTACTCCCAAAATGCTTGGCAATTTCTTGTACAAAAAAAATGTTATCTCCTTCAACGCATGTGCAGCTCAGTTAGGCTGTTTCCTGGCTTTCATGACGGCTGAGTGCTTGTTACTGGCCTCCATGGCCTATGACCGATATGTGGCCATTTGTAACCCCCTATTGTATATGGTTGTGATGTCCCCAGGGCTCTGCCTTCAGCTCGTAGCTGTCCCCTATAGCTATAGCTTCTTGGTTGCACTCTTCCATGCCACCCTCACCTTCCGTCTCTCCTACTGTCATTCTAATATCATTAATCATTTCTACTGTGATGACATGCCCCTCCTCCGGCTGACGTGCTCAGACACGCACACCAAACAGCTGTGGATCTTTGCCTGTGCAGGGATCAtgttcctttcctccctcctgatTGTCTTTGTGTCTTACATGTACATTATTTCTGCCATCCTAAGGATGCGCTCCGCAGAGGGAAGGCGcaaagccttctccacctgtggcTCCCACATGTTGGCGGTCACCATTTTCTACGGGACCCTGATATTTATGTACTTGCAACCCAGCTCAAACCATTCTCTTGACACAGACAAGATGGCCTCTGTCTTCTACACGGTGATTATTCCCATGCTGAACCCCTTgatctacagcctcaggaacAAGGAGGTGAAAGAGGCCCTGAAGAAAGTTGCTTTCAGTAAGAATCAGGCATTTgtatttataaaattaataaagtGA
- the LOC142445695 gene encoding olfactory receptor 5AL1-like, giving the protein MAKGNHSAVSEFILLGLTDSPELQAILFGVFLAVYLVTVVGNLGLMVLIQISPQLHTPMYFFLCHLAFVDFYGTSSVTPNTLVNFFREIKSMPFYACATQVCCFISFSVWELFLLSVMAYDRYVAICNPLLYVVLMPRKLCMQMVTSTYIYGFTVGVVQVAATFHMSFCASNLVNQFYCDDVPLIALACSETRVKELMLLIIAGFNVFCSLIIVLISYAFILFAILRSHSAGGKHKAFSTCASHLFSITIYYGTLIFMYLQPKSSHSLDKDKFASVFYAVVIPMLNPLIYSLRNREVKNALKRVMGKNV; this is encoded by the coding sequence ATGGCCAAAGGCAATCATTCGGCAGTGTCTGAGTTCATCCTGCTAGGACTCACCGATAGCCCGGAGCTCCAGGCCATTCTCTTCGGAGTCTTCCTAGCCGTCTACTTAGTGACAGTCGTGGGTAATCTTGGTTTGATGGTGCTCATTCAAATCAGTCCTCAgctccacacacccatgtattTTTTCCTCTGTCATCTGGCATTTGTTGATTTTTATGGTACTTCCTCTGTTACCCCAAACACCCTAGTGAACTTTTTCCGTGAAATCAAAAGCATGCCGTTTTATGCGTGTGCTACTCAGGTATGTTGCTTCATCTCGTTTTCTGTTTGGGAACTATTTCTGCTCTCTGTCATGGCATACGATCGGTACGTGGCCATCTGTAACCCTTTGCTCTATGTAGTTCTCATGCCACGGAAACTCTGCATGCAGATGGTCACTAGCACGTATATTTATGGCTTTACCGTGGGAGTTGTACAGGTGGCGGCTACGTTCCACATGTCTTTCTGTGCCTCTAACTTGGTCAACCAGTTCTACTGTGATGACGTGCCCTTGATTGCTTTGGCATGTTCTGAAACCCGGGTCAAAGAGTTGATGCTGTTAATTATCGCCGGATTCAACGTGTTTTGCTCACTGATCATCGTTCTCATTTCCTATGCCTTCATTCTCTTTGCAATCCTGAGGAGCCATTCTGCTGGAGGAAAACACAAAGCCTTCTCTACCTGTGCTTCGCACCTATTTTCAATTACTATATATTATGGGACCTTAATTTTTATGTACCTTCAGCCCAAGTCAAGCCATTCACTGGATAAAGACAAATTTGCCTCAGTGTTCTATGCAGTGGTGATCCCCATGTTAAATCCATTAATCTATAGTTTGAGGAATCGAGAGGTTAAAAATGCCCTGAAACGAGTTATGGGGAAAAATGTATGA
- the LOC142446392 gene encoding olfactory receptor 8U1-like: protein MAHRNCTQVTEFILVGLTGHPELKMPLFVIFLSIYLFTVVGNLGLILVIRTDARLKTPMYFFLSNLAFVDFCYTSVITPKMLGNFLYKVNIISFNACAAQLGCFLTFMISECLLLASMAYDRYVAICNPLLYMVTMSPGICLQLVVVPYSYSFLMAFFHTILTFHLSYCHSNIINHFYCDDMPLLRLTSSDTHSKQLWILACAGITFISSVLIVSVSYMFIISSILKMRSAEGRQKAFSTCSSHMVAVTIFYGTLIFMYLQPSSSHSLDTDKMASVFYTVIIPMLNPLIYSLRNKDVKEALKKIVSNRKQVLVFIGIRK from the coding sequence ATGGCTCACAGAAATTGCACCCAGGTCACAGAGTTTATTCTTGTGGGCCTCACAGGTCATCCAGAATTGAAGATGCCTCTCTTTGTGATATTCTTATCCATCTACCTTTTCACAGTAGTAGGAAACCTGGGTTTGATCCTGGTCATTAGGACAGATGCAAGACTCAAGACACCAATGTACTTCTTTCTAAGCAACCTGGCTTTTGTTGATTTCTGTTACACTTCTGTCATTACTCCCAAAATGCTTGGAAATTTCCTGTACAAAGTAAATATTATTTCCTTCAATGCATGCGCTGCTCAATTAGGCTGCTTCCTTACCTTCATGATATCAGAGTGCTTGCTGCTGGCCTCCATGGCCTATGACCGATATGTGGCCATTTGTAACCCGCTCTTGTACATGGTCACAATGTCACCAGGAATCTGCCTTCAGCTTGTAGTTGTCCCCTATAGCTATAGCTTCCTGATGGCATTCTTCCACACCATCCTCACTTTCCATCTTTCCTATTGCCATTCCAATATTATCAATCATTTCTATTGTGATGATATGCCTCTCCTCAGGTTGACTTCCTCAGACACTCACAGCAAACAACTATGGATCTTGGCCTGTGCTGGTATTACATTCATTTCCTCTGTTCTGATTGTCTCTGTCTCCTACatgttcatcatttcttccatcctGAAGATGAGATCAGCCGAGGGAAGGCAAAAAGCCTTCTCCACATGCAGTTCTCACATGGTGGCTGTCACTATCTTCTACGGGACTCTGATCTTTATGTACCTACAACCCAGCTCAAGCCATTCTCTTGATACAGACAAGATGGCCTCTGTCTTCTACACAGTCATCATTCCCATGTTGAACCCTTTGATCTACAGCCTCCGAAACAAGGATGTGAAAGAAGCTCTAAAGAAAATTGTCAGCAACAGAAAGCAGGTGCTTGTATTCATAGGAATAAGAAAATGA